The Strix aluco isolate bStrAlu1 chromosome 19, bStrAlu1.hap1, whole genome shotgun sequence genome contains a region encoding:
- the MYO19 gene encoding unconventional myosin-XIX isoform X4 encodes MPKQENGQKEDSIIQNDLSESFEEEVRAFLSDEEKLHLFDDLTKVNPVTTTTVLKCLQARYTVNLFYTNAGCSLVALNPFQPISCLYSPELMREYHVALRPQDLKPHIFAVAEQTYRNVQSQLDPVNQSIIVSGESGAGKTWTSRCLMKFYASVAASVISPKGNETVERIEKRVLDSNPVMEAFGNACTLRNNNSSRFGKYIQLQLDRFHHLSSASIQTFLLEKTRVAYQAPNERNFHIFYQITKGATAEERLEWNLPEGADYRWLPNSERNLDEDCFEVTRDAMFHLGIDCSTQNNIFKVLSGLLHLGNVQFSNPVDESQPCELEDKTKDFVKTAGDLLKIPVEELLESLRIRTITAGKQQQVFKKPCSRAECETRRDCLAKVIYARLFEWLVLVINESIYADPSVWTSFIGLLDVYGFEAFPENNLEQLCINYANEKLQQHFVAHYLKAQQEEYAAEGLQWSFINYQDNQNCLDLIEGNPLSIFSLLNEECRLNRSSNTDLFQTRIEKALSNNQCLSRNKFSKKPNFIISHYAGKVCYQLAAMVEKNKDPIPPELVHVLQNSKDPLLQKLFPATERNQNSIKTQNRAAVVTVVSKFKGSLEHLMQILNSTTPHYIRCIKPNADCKAMTFNREEVLNQLQACGIVEAITISAAGFPIRIPFQSFTERYEILRKSRGPNKNRVCDKSNYHTAEKKAYLDAAASSPFCKLLYAILFSKQE; translated from the exons ATGCCAAagcag GAAAATGGCCAGAAAGAAGATTCTATCATCCAGAATGACCTCAGTGAATCATTTGAAGAAGAAGTTAGAGCATTCCTCAGTGATGAAGAGAAACTGCATCTTTTTGATGACCTCACAAAAGTTAATCCGGTGACAACTACCACAG TTCTGAAATGTCTTCAAGCAAGATACACAGTAAACTTGTTTTATACAaatgctggctgcagcctggTGGCTTTAAATCCCTTTCAGCCCATCTCCTGCCTCTATTCACCCGAGCTTATGAGAGAGTACCATGTTGCACTTCGGCCTCAG GATTTAAAACCTCACATCTTTGCAGTGGCTGAGCAAACCTACAGAAACGTCCAAAGCCAGCTAGACCCTGTAAACCAGTCTATAATTGTGAGTGGAGAAAGTGGTGCTGGGAAG ACCTGGACATCTCGCTGCCTCATGAAATTCTATGCTTCTGTTGCTGCTTCAGTTATCTCCCCAAAAGGCAATGAAACTGTGGAAAGGATAGAGAAGAGAGTGTTGGATTCCAACCCTGTCATGGAAGCATTTG GAAATGCATGTACCCTGCGGAATAACAACAGTAGCCGTTTTGGAAAATACATCCAGCTTCAGTTAGACAG atTCCACCATCTGAGTAGTGCTTCCATTCAGACTTTCCTTTTGGAGAAGACCAGAGTTGCCTATCAGGCCCCCAATGAAAGAAACTTCCATATTTTTTATCAG ATCACAAAAGGTGCTACTGCAGAGGAGAGGCTGGAATGGAACCTTCCAGAAGGGGCTGACTACCGCTGGCTGCCAAATTCTGAAAGAAACTTAGATG AGGACTGCTTCGAGGTGACCAGAGATGCAATGTTTCACTTGGGCATTGACTGCTCCACGCAGAACAATATTTTCAAG GTATTGTCAGGCCTTCTCCATCTCGGGAATGTTCAATTCTCTAATCCAGTGGATGAGTCTCAGCCTTGTGAACTAGAAGACAAAACCAAAG aTTTTGTGAAGACTGCTGGAGATCTGCTGAAGATACCTGTCGAGGAACTACTGGAATCATTAAGAATTCGAACAATAACTGCTGGAAAACAACAACAAGTCTTCAAGAAGCCATGCTCCAGAGCCGAATGTGAGACTAGGAGGGACTGCCTCGCCAAAGTGATCTACGCTAG ATTGTTTGAATGGCTCGTTTTGGTCATAAACGAAAGCATCTACGCAGACCCGTCAGTGTGGACCAGCTTCATAG GTTTGCTGGATGTTTATGGTTTTGAAGCCTTCCCTGAAAACAACTTGGAACAGCTTTGTATTAACTACGCCAATGAGAAACTGCAGCAGCACTTTGTAGCACACTATCTGAAGGCACAACAG GAAGAATATGCAGCTGAAGGCCTACAGTGGTCTTTCATAAACTACCAGGACAACCAGAACTGCCTCGATCTGATAGAGGGCAATCCTCtcagcattttttctttgctgaatgaG GAGTGCCGTCTGAATAGATCCTCTAACACTGACCTGTTTCAAACTCGGATTGAGAAAGCCTTGTCTAATAATCAATGTTTAAGTCGAAACAAGTTTAGTAAGAAGCCTAACTTTATTATTTCACATTATGCTGGCAAAGTCTGCTATCAGCTGGCAGCAATGGTGGAGAAAAATAAG GACCCCATTCCACCAGAGCTGGTCCATGTTTTGCAGAATTCTAAGGACCCtttacttcaaaaattatttcctgcGACAGAAAGGAACCAAAATAGCATCAAAACCCAGAACAGAGCAGCTGTTGTTACAGTGGTGTCAAAGTTCAAG GGTTCACTGGAACATCTCATGCAGATTTTGAACAGTACCACCCCGCATTACATCCGATGCATCAAGCCCAATGCTGACTGCAAGGCAATGACTTTTAACAGAGAAGAG GTTCTCAACCAGCTTCAGGCGTGTGGAATAGTCGAAGCCATCACCATCAGTGCAGCGGGCTTCCCGATTAG GATCCCTTTCCAAAGTTTCACTGAGCGCTatgaaatactgagaaaatcaCGTGGGCCCAATAAAAACAGAGTGTGTGATAAGAGCAACTATCATACTGCTGAGAAAAAAG CTTACCtggatgctgctgcttcttctccctTTTGCAAACTTCTGTATGCGATTCTTTTTTCTAAGCAAGAGTGA
- the MYO19 gene encoding unconventional myosin-XIX isoform X7 — MPKQENGQKEDSIIQNDLSESFEEEVRAFLSDEEKLHLFDDLTKVNPVTTTTVLKCLQARYTVNLFYTNAGCSLVALNPFQPISCLYSPELMREYHVALRPQDLKPHIFAVAEQTYRNVQSQLDPVNQSIIVSGESGAGKTWTSRCLMKFYASVAASVISPKGNETVERIEKRVLDSNPVMEAFGNACTLRNNNSSRFGKYIQLQLDRFHHLSSASIQTFLLEKTRVAYQAPNERNFHIFYQITKGATAEERLEWNLPEGADYRWLPNSERNLDGIVRPSPSRECSIL, encoded by the exons ATGCCAAagcag GAAAATGGCCAGAAAGAAGATTCTATCATCCAGAATGACCTCAGTGAATCATTTGAAGAAGAAGTTAGAGCATTCCTCAGTGATGAAGAGAAACTGCATCTTTTTGATGACCTCACAAAAGTTAATCCGGTGACAACTACCACAG TTCTGAAATGTCTTCAAGCAAGATACACAGTAAACTTGTTTTATACAaatgctggctgcagcctggTGGCTTTAAATCCCTTTCAGCCCATCTCCTGCCTCTATTCACCCGAGCTTATGAGAGAGTACCATGTTGCACTTCGGCCTCAG GATTTAAAACCTCACATCTTTGCAGTGGCTGAGCAAACCTACAGAAACGTCCAAAGCCAGCTAGACCCTGTAAACCAGTCTATAATTGTGAGTGGAGAAAGTGGTGCTGGGAAG ACCTGGACATCTCGCTGCCTCATGAAATTCTATGCTTCTGTTGCTGCTTCAGTTATCTCCCCAAAAGGCAATGAAACTGTGGAAAGGATAGAGAAGAGAGTGTTGGATTCCAACCCTGTCATGGAAGCATTTG GAAATGCATGTACCCTGCGGAATAACAACAGTAGCCGTTTTGGAAAATACATCCAGCTTCAGTTAGACAG atTCCACCATCTGAGTAGTGCTTCCATTCAGACTTTCCTTTTGGAGAAGACCAGAGTTGCCTATCAGGCCCCCAATGAAAGAAACTTCCATATTTTTTATCAG ATCACAAAAGGTGCTACTGCAGAGGAGAGGCTGGAATGGAACCTTCCAGAAGGGGCTGACTACCGCTGGCTGCCAAATTCTGAAAGAAACTTAGATG GTATTGTCAGGCCTTCTCCATCTCGGGAATGTTCAATTCTCTAA
- the MYO19 gene encoding unconventional myosin-XIX isoform X6, producing MPKQENGQKEDSIIQNDLSESFEEEVRAFLSDEEKLHLFDDLTKVNPVTTTTVLKCLQARYTVNLFYTNAGCSLVALNPFQPISCLYSPELMREYHVALRPQDLKPHIFAVAEQTYRNVQSQLDPVNQSIIVSGESGAGKTWTSRCLMKFYASVAASVISPKGNETVERIEKRVLDSNPVMEAFGNACTLRNNNSSRFGKYIQLQLDRFHHLSSASIQTFLLEKTRVAYQAPNERNFHIFYQITKGATAEERLEWNLPEGADYRWLPNSERNLDEDCFEVTRDAMFHLGIDCSTQNNIFKVRYKAWSPRGC from the exons ATGCCAAagcag GAAAATGGCCAGAAAGAAGATTCTATCATCCAGAATGACCTCAGTGAATCATTTGAAGAAGAAGTTAGAGCATTCCTCAGTGATGAAGAGAAACTGCATCTTTTTGATGACCTCACAAAAGTTAATCCGGTGACAACTACCACAG TTCTGAAATGTCTTCAAGCAAGATACACAGTAAACTTGTTTTATACAaatgctggctgcagcctggTGGCTTTAAATCCCTTTCAGCCCATCTCCTGCCTCTATTCACCCGAGCTTATGAGAGAGTACCATGTTGCACTTCGGCCTCAG GATTTAAAACCTCACATCTTTGCAGTGGCTGAGCAAACCTACAGAAACGTCCAAAGCCAGCTAGACCCTGTAAACCAGTCTATAATTGTGAGTGGAGAAAGTGGTGCTGGGAAG ACCTGGACATCTCGCTGCCTCATGAAATTCTATGCTTCTGTTGCTGCTTCAGTTATCTCCCCAAAAGGCAATGAAACTGTGGAAAGGATAGAGAAGAGAGTGTTGGATTCCAACCCTGTCATGGAAGCATTTG GAAATGCATGTACCCTGCGGAATAACAACAGTAGCCGTTTTGGAAAATACATCCAGCTTCAGTTAGACAG atTCCACCATCTGAGTAGTGCTTCCATTCAGACTTTCCTTTTGGAGAAGACCAGAGTTGCCTATCAGGCCCCCAATGAAAGAAACTTCCATATTTTTTATCAG ATCACAAAAGGTGCTACTGCAGAGGAGAGGCTGGAATGGAACCTTCCAGAAGGGGCTGACTACCGCTGGCTGCCAAATTCTGAAAGAAACTTAGATG AGGACTGCTTCGAGGTGACCAGAGATGCAATGTTTCACTTGGGCATTGACTGCTCCACGCAGAACAATATTTTCAAGGTCAGGTACAAAGCATGGTCACCACGAGGCTGCTAA